A region of Fusobacteriaceae bacterium DNA encodes the following proteins:
- a CDS encoding lipopolysaccharide biosynthesis protein: MMLKKTPDHMTIRYATPEALRLYDAVQQGAFRALRVLKDDARSYVALVESEAGQFVYKIPREKNRRKWQRFLSIFRGSQSLREYQNISGIKDLGFLCATPLAAAEKRRGPFVTDSFFLYSWIEGRQATAGEAQDIAKILRKIHDLGYLHGDSQLENFVVNESEQNKSIFLIDTRFRRNIYGKFGAAYEILYLKDSCHEENIHFEEEQSFFIKEPGFFSGTSKF; encoded by the coding sequence ATGATGCTGAAAAAAACGCCTGACCACATGACCATACGCTATGCGACGCCGGAAGCGCTGCGTTTGTATGACGCCGTTCAACAGGGCGCTTTTCGGGCGCTGCGCGTGCTCAAAGACGACGCCCGCAGCTATGTGGCCCTCGTGGAAAGCGAGGCCGGTCAGTTTGTCTATAAAATTCCCCGGGAAAAAAACAGAAGAAAATGGCAGCGCTTTTTATCAATATTTCGGGGCAGTCAAAGCCTGCGGGAATATCAAAATATCTCCGGGATAAAAGACCTCGGCTTTCTCTGCGCGACGCCCCTGGCGGCGGCGGAAAAAAGACGCGGCCCCTTCGTTACGGATTCCTTCTTTCTGTACAGCTGGATCGAAGGTCGGCAGGCCACGGCCGGGGAAGCCCAAGACATCGCCAAAATCCTGAGAAAAATTCACGATTTGGGCTATTTGCACGGGGATTCCCAGCTGGAGAATTTTGTCGTCAATGAAAGCGAACAAAATAAATCGATTTTTCTGATCGATACCCGCTTCCGGCGGAATATCTACGGCAAATTCGGCGCGGCCTACGAGATTTTGTATCTCAAAGACAGTTGCCATGAGGAAAATATTCATTTTGAAGAAGAACAGTCTTTTTTTATAAAGGAGCCCGGCTTTTTTTCCGGTACCTCCAAGTTTTGA
- a CDS encoding glycosyltransferase family 9 protein → MRILIIRLSSIGDVILTTPVIDAWKEKYPESVVDFLVMAQFKDAVSGNPAIDHLLTFDKTVVRTREEIRRFALSLKVNGYDCVFDLHGKLRSRLITRYLGARTFTYHKRSLWKSVLVALHLIRYRVDDTIVRNYFGAFGDFGLSYRGEALKFYFSEADKAKTAPYAGRPVLARGASKNTKKWPLEYFSRLAALLHTCYGKEVVLIGGKEDAADAAAIEEANPGCCVNLAGKLSLKESGALLSQSAFLVCADSAPFHMARAAGIPTFVIFGPTSPGMFDFGERDALFYAGVPCSPCSLHGDKKCPGGKGLRCMREITPEIVMEKITETIKTEG, encoded by the coding sequence ATGAGAATACTGATAATCCGATTGAGCTCCATAGGGGACGTCATTTTGACGACGCCCGTCATCGACGCCTGGAAGGAAAAATACCCCGAAAGCGTCGTGGATTTTCTCGTAATGGCGCAATTCAAAGACGCCGTCAGCGGAAATCCGGCCATCGACCATCTGCTGACCTTCGACAAAACCGTGGTCAGGACCCGGGAAGAGATCCGGCGCTTTGCCTTAAGCCTCAAGGTCAACGGCTATGACTGCGTGTTCGATTTGCACGGCAAACTCCGCTCGCGTCTGATTACCCGCTATCTGGGCGCGAGGACCTTCACCTATCACAAGCGGAGTCTCTGGAAAAGCGTCCTCGTGGCCTTGCACCTGATTCGCTACCGGGTGGACGACACGATCGTACGGAATTATTTCGGCGCCTTTGGCGATTTCGGTCTCTCTTACCGGGGGGAGGCCCTGAAGTTTTATTTTTCCGAAGCGGATAAAGCGAAAACCGCGCCTTACGCCGGCAGACCGGTCCTGGCCCGGGGGGCCTCGAAAAACACGAAAAAATGGCCGCTGGAGTATTTTTCCCGGCTGGCGGCCCTGCTTCACACTTGTTACGGAAAGGAAGTCGTCCTCATCGGCGGAAAAGAAGACGCGGCCGATGCCGCCGCGATCGAAGAGGCCAATCCCGGTTGCTGCGTCAATCTCGCGGGAAAATTGAGCCTCAAGGAAAGCGGGGCTTTGCTTTCCCAAAGCGCCTTTCTCGTCTGCGCCGATTCGGCGCCCTTTCACATGGCGCGAGCGGCGGGCATTCCGACCTTTGTCATTTTCGGGCCCACAAGCCCCGGCATGTTCGACTTCGGGGAAAGAGACGCGCTTTTTTACGCCGGCGTCCCCTGCTCCCCGTGCAGCCTGCACGGGGACAAGAAATGCCCCGGAGGAAAAGGCCTGCGCTGTATGCGGGAAATTACCCCGGAAATCGTCATGGAAAAAATCACGGAAACCATCAAAACAGAGGGATAA
- the recA gene encoding recombinase RecA yields the protein MSGTEETREQRLRRKEQALDLALGQIKKDFGEGSIMRLGDKADKTEGAISTGSLLLDYALGQGGVPRGRIIEIYGGESSGKTTVALHIIAEAQKNDGIAAFIDAEHALDPKYAAAIGVRTEELLLAQPDYGEQALEIADMLVRSGSLDVIVVDSVAALVPKAEIDGELSDQQTALQARLMSKALRKIVGNLGKSETVLIFINQIRENISPYNFGPQTTTTGGKALKFYASVRMEIKKTGNIKEGDMIVGGETLVKITKNKMAPPFREANLRIVYGKGIDRENEMIDMAVAAGVVEKAGNAYRFGDLALGTGKAAAREKLEQDPALFARIRDEVIAFIDA from the coding sequence ATGTCCGGAACGGAAGAAACGAGAGAACAGAGACTCAGGCGAAAGGAACAGGCCCTGGATCTGGCCCTGGGTCAGATCAAAAAAGACTTCGGCGAAGGATCCATCATGCGTCTGGGCGATAAGGCCGACAAAACGGAAGGCGCCATTTCCACAGGGAGTCTGCTTCTCGATTACGCCCTCGGCCAGGGCGGCGTCCCCCGGGGGCGGATCATTGAGATCTACGGCGGGGAGAGCTCCGGAAAAACCACAGTCGCCCTCCATATCATCGCCGAAGCGCAAAAAAATGACGGCATCGCCGCTTTTATAGATGCGGAGCACGCCCTTGACCCCAAATACGCCGCGGCCATCGGCGTCCGCACGGAAGAGCTGCTGCTGGCCCAGCCTGATTACGGGGAACAGGCGCTGGAAATCGCCGACATGCTTGTCCGCTCGGGATCATTGGACGTCATCGTTGTGGATTCCGTGGCGGCCCTCGTCCCCAAGGCCGAAATCGACGGGGAGCTCTCCGACCAGCAGACGGCGTTGCAGGCGCGGCTCATGTCCAAGGCGCTCCGGAAAATTGTCGGAAACCTCGGAAAATCCGAGACCGTTCTGATTTTCATCAATCAGATCCGGGAAAATATCAGCCCCTACAACTTCGGACCCCAAACGACCACCACGGGCGGAAAAGCGCTCAAATTTTACGCTTCCGTGCGGATGGAAATCAAAAAAACCGGTAACATCAAAGAAGGCGATATGATCGTCGGCGGGGAAACCCTCGTCAAGATCACAAAAAACAAAATGGCGCCCCCCTTCCGGGAGGCGAATTTGCGGATCGTCTATGGCAAGGGCATCGACCGTGAAAACGAAATGATCGATATGGCCGTGGCCGCGGGCGTTGTGGAAAAAGCCGGTAACGCCTACCGTTTCGGCGACCTCGCGCTGGGGACCGGAAAAGCCGCGGCGAGGGAGAAACTGGAGCAGGATCCGGCGCTTTTCGCGCGGATCCGGGATGAGGTCATCGCCTTTATCGACGCGTAA
- a CDS encoding RecX family transcriptional regulator produces the protein MDAREKLEERVREYGISLLKRQDLPVKIFREKLLKKILGDAARKGGALSSEASAAAEAAVEKVTASFLRLGYLDDGAYAEAFIRAHGYGAKKLAWALRQKGIDPELWTDKIAENKDRELAEIKRLAAKQQGKDRQKVIASLARRGFSLEDILKALSDDE, from the coding sequence ATGGACGCAAGGGAAAAGCTGGAGGAACGTGTTCGCGAGTACGGGATTTCCCTCTTGAAGCGACAGGATCTTCCGGTAAAGATTTTTCGGGAAAAGCTTTTGAAAAAAATCCTCGGAGACGCGGCCCGAAAGGGCGGGGCGCTTTCCTCTGAGGCAAGCGCCGCCGCGGAAGCGGCCGTTGAAAAGGTCACAGCCTCTTTTTTGCGGCTCGGCTACCTCGATGACGGCGCTTACGCCGAGGCTTTCATCCGCGCCCATGGCTACGGCGCGAAAAAGCTCGCCTGGGCTCTGCGTCAAAAAGGGATCGATCCCGAACTCTGGACGGACAAAATCGCGGAAAACAAAGACAGAGAGCTTGCGGAGATCAAAAGGCTCGCGGCGAAACAGCAAGGAAAAGACAGGCAAAAGGTCATCGCTTCCCTGGCGCGCAGGGGATTTTCGCTGGAAGATATCCTGAAAGCGCTCTCGGATGACGAATAA
- a CDS encoding 1-acyl-sn-glycerol-3-phosphate acyltransferase, whose protein sequence is MPGTIYVLLTGLLCFIYITIVYLPAVYFLPERKSVLLARKAIGIVGKGLVKSGAFKLKVTWKKEDEFQALDPKKGIIFVCNHQSNLDIPIVYTALRGNFGFVAKKEMKHWPFYGVWMRKMKCVFLDRNNPREGLKDIKKAVEVVKEGYPMLIFPEGERSPDGTIHPFKKGSFKLALDTRGIVIPVTIRGTFAVQRKGQWRIHRGKDVEVVVDAPIDVSLLGPDELKTLDKRVRDIIIDNFTA, encoded by the coding sequence ATGCCGGGGACCATCTATGTATTGCTGACTGGATTGCTCTGCTTTATCTATATTACGATCGTCTACCTGCCCGCGGTTTACTTTTTGCCCGAGCGAAAAAGCGTGCTCCTGGCCCGAAAGGCCATCGGGATCGTCGGAAAGGGCCTGGTCAAAAGCGGCGCGTTCAAGCTGAAAGTCACCTGGAAAAAAGAAGACGAATTCCAAGCGCTGGATCCTAAAAAAGGAATTATTTTTGTATGTAATCATCAGAGCAATCTCGATATTCCCATCGTCTACACGGCGCTCAGGGGAAATTTCGGCTTTGTCGCGAAAAAAGAGATGAAGCACTGGCCGTTTTACGGCGTCTGGATGCGGAAAATGAAATGCGTTTTCCTCGACCGGAACAATCCCCGGGAGGGGCTCAAAGACATCAAAAAGGCCGTTGAAGTCGTGAAAGAAGGCTATCCGATGCTGATTTTCCCCGAAGGGGAACGCTCGCCCGACGGTACGATCCACCCATTCAAAAAAGGCAGCTTCAAACTGGCTCTCGACACGCGGGGGATCGTGATTCCCGTCACGATCCGGGGCACATTTGCCGTCCAAAGGAAGGGGCAGTGGCGAATCCATCGGGGAAAAGACGTCGAAGTCGTCGTGGACGCTCCGATCGACGTCAGTCTGCTGGGGCCTGACGAACTGAAGACCCTTGACAAACGCGTGCGGGACATTATTATCGATAATTTTACGGCGTGA
- the tsaD gene encoding tRNA (adenosine(37)-N6)-threonylcarbamoyltransferase complex transferase subunit TsaD → MIILGIETSCDETSIAVVKDGREVLSNIISSQVDIHREYGGVVPEIASRHHIRNIPSILDEALTQAGVTLNDVDYIAVTYAPGLIGALLVGVSFAKGLALGKNIPIIPVHHLKGHIFANFIEQDVPLPCLALVVSGGHTNLVLIDENYEFTNVGGTLDDAVGESLDKVARILDLGYPGGPVIDKLYYQGVRNFLTLPDPRVGKYEFSFSGLKTAVINYVNSSNMKGTSFRKEDIAASYLGKVVDILVRKTIACAREHNVRGILIAGGVAANSLLRSELREKAEALNIPVFYPAIRLCMDNAAMIAAAAWYKLSNLRKEERHKIFAGNDLNGVAALEIEEDLY, encoded by the coding sequence GTGATTATTTTGGGCATTGAAACATCCTGCGATGAAACATCCATCGCGGTCGTAAAGGACGGCAGAGAAGTCCTGTCGAATATTATTTCCTCCCAGGTGGACATCCACCGGGAATACGGCGGGGTAGTTCCGGAAATCGCCTCCCGCCACCATATCCGGAATATCCCGTCCATTCTGGACGAGGCTCTGACGCAGGCTGGCGTTACGCTCAACGACGTGGACTACATTGCGGTGACCTACGCGCCGGGCTTGATCGGAGCGCTGCTCGTTGGGGTATCATTCGCCAAGGGCCTGGCTCTCGGGAAAAATATCCCGATCATTCCGGTCCATCATCTGAAAGGACATATTTTCGCAAACTTCATTGAGCAGGACGTCCCGCTCCCCTGCCTGGCCCTCGTGGTCTCGGGAGGGCACACGAATCTTGTCCTGATCGATGAAAATTATGAATTTACCAATGTCGGCGGAACCCTTGACGACGCGGTGGGGGAATCCCTCGACAAAGTCGCCCGGATTCTCGATCTCGGCTATCCCGGCGGCCCCGTCATCGACAAGCTTTATTACCAAGGGGTCCGAAACTTCCTTACATTGCCGGATCCGCGGGTCGGAAAGTATGAATTCAGCTTTTCCGGTCTGAAGACGGCCGTCATCAATTATGTCAACAGCTCGAACATGAAGGGGACCTCCTTCCGGAAAGAAGACATCGCGGCGTCCTATCTCGGCAAAGTCGTCGATATCCTCGTCAGAAAGACCATCGCCTGCGCGCGGGAGCACAATGTGCGCGGCATCCTGATCGCCGGCGGCGTCGCGGCCAATTCCCTGCTCCGGAGCGAGCTCCGGGAAAAGGCCGAAGCGCTGAATATACCGGTATTTTACCCCGCCATAAGGCTCTGCATGGACAACGCGGCCATGATCGCGGCCGCGGCCTGGTACAAGCTTTCCAATTTGCGGAAAGAGGAAAGGCACAAAATTTTCGCCGGAAATGACCTGAACGGGGTCGCCGCCCTCGAGATCGAGGAGGATCTCTATTAG
- a CDS encoding BamA/TamA family outer membrane protein — MLAGVISRAAALPLPPAEASAGVLLNQTTEALREREIRQELREEKKRDRKGIEAPEIKKMRDEGGNSFTFLLRELKITTSEVLGSAELDRIKKDYVGKNVTVGDLYEAVNRINALYAEKGYIVCRAFLPPQEIDGGVVSILLVEGKTADIAIEGNKTTKAGYILDRIDLVKGLVSNLGELNKSLLRFNGTNDIQTRIQLKAGKAFGTTDYLLTVTEPKHHQFVVFADNQGSESSGEYRAGVGYTNTSLFGFRDQFSLTGVWTGGTRSGGLSYSYPITRKGARIGAHFSLNSVEIIKGDLKDVDVKGNSYSYGLNISHPFLVGEKWKIDGALEWARQKIKTDIMTYEWVNDDVTHYEASLTIKRYGTKSLWYMRHGLTHGSWKALSQTSKNYLKYELFSIWQRVFAKNKTLSVKVNGQWAFADYLPSSDQFYIGGAASVRGYAENLMGADSGISANVEYAIPLGKRAEIFAFVDGGLTHGKNAWDDNKIAGAGLGVKLTLPKGAQLSLSYGIPLIKEINNAKVDSGRLYFTAGYRF; from the coding sequence TTGCTCGCAGGCGTAATTTCCAGGGCGGCCGCATTGCCCCTGCCCCCGGCCGAAGCCTCGGCCGGCGTGCTCCTCAATCAAACGACGGAAGCATTGCGGGAACGGGAAATCAGGCAGGAATTGCGGGAAGAAAAAAAACGGGACCGGAAAGGCATCGAAGCCCCGGAAATCAAAAAAATGCGTGATGAAGGCGGAAACTCCTTCACGTTTTTGTTGCGGGAACTGAAAATTACAACCTCGGAAGTGCTGGGGTCCGCCGAACTTGACCGGATCAAAAAAGACTATGTCGGAAAGAACGTAACGGTCGGCGATCTCTATGAGGCGGTCAACAGAATCAACGCCCTTTACGCGGAAAAAGGCTATATCGTCTGCAGGGCCTTCCTGCCGCCCCAGGAAATAGACGGCGGCGTCGTGAGTATCCTCCTCGTTGAAGGAAAGACCGCCGATATCGCGATTGAAGGGAACAAGACGACAAAAGCCGGCTATATCCTCGACAGAATAGATCTGGTCAAAGGCCTTGTCTCCAATCTGGGAGAACTCAACAAAAGTCTCCTGCGCTTCAACGGAACAAACGATATCCAGACGCGCATCCAGCTAAAAGCGGGTAAGGCCTTCGGAACGACGGATTACCTCCTGACCGTGACAGAACCGAAACATCACCAATTCGTGGTTTTCGCGGACAATCAAGGTTCGGAGTCCAGCGGAGAATACCGGGCGGGCGTCGGTTACACGAACACAAGCCTTTTCGGCTTCCGGGATCAATTTTCCCTGACGGGCGTCTGGACCGGCGGAACGCGCTCCGGAGGGCTTTCCTACAGTTATCCGATCACGAGAAAAGGAGCGCGTATCGGCGCGCATTTTTCCCTCAACAGCGTGGAAATCATCAAAGGCGATCTGAAGGACGTCGACGTCAAGGGCAATTCCTACAGCTACGGCCTCAACATCAGTCATCCCTTTCTTGTCGGCGAAAAATGGAAGATCGATGGGGCGCTCGAATGGGCGCGGCAAAAGATCAAAACCGACATCATGACCTACGAGTGGGTCAATGACGACGTCACGCATTACGAGGCTTCGCTGACCATCAAGCGCTACGGAACGAAAAGCCTGTGGTATATGCGCCACGGATTAACTCACGGGAGCTGGAAAGCCCTGTCCCAGACAAGCAAAAACTATTTGAAATATGAGCTTTTCTCAATCTGGCAGCGGGTTTTCGCCAAAAACAAGACGCTCAGCGTGAAAGTAAACGGACAATGGGCCTTTGCGGATTATCTGCCGAGCTCCGACCAGTTCTACATCGGCGGAGCGGCCAGCGTCAGAGGCTACGCGGAAAACCTGATGGGCGCCGACAGCGGAATTTCCGCCAATGTCGAGTACGCGATCCCGCTGGGGAAGCGGGCGGAAATTTTCGCCTTCGTTGACGGCGGACTCACCCACGGCAAAAACGCCTGGGACGACAACAAGATCGCGGGCGCCGGACTGGGCGTAAAGCTCACCTTGCCGAAGGGGGCGCAGCTTTCCCTGTCTTACGGGATTCCGCTGATCAAAGAGATCAATAACGCCAAGGTCGATTCGGGGAGGCTTTACTTCACGGCCGGCTACAGATTTTAA